The following coding sequences lie in one Mycobacterium sp. DL440 genomic window:
- a CDS encoding DUF1707 domain-containing protein encodes MATRQTSTTRAKDSDRDDTCKVLDNALGEGQLSMEEHRQRVSAATTATTLGDLARLVDDLQNSNASVQMPTLTEPRLPRIRKPAGSGWGLRLASAAVLVVLGIGIGWGLYGNTSSPLSFNPDPGAVPDGVDPVVLTPPTQLQSLNGVKGLFEQMRKKFGNTSGFELHIDPDSALLYRPDPQDSRKKVYYRYTGGWGDPSSDPRSIDKEDRLVDLAAFDYEKALGVMRGAPDTLNTKRADVKSTWLRITPSEDPSTPEAINIAVIVSSDFGGGNIDLYPDGTVKGMYRNNG; translated from the coding sequence GTGGCAACTCGGCAGACCTCGACCACCAGGGCCAAAGACAGCGATCGCGACGACACCTGCAAGGTGCTCGACAACGCGCTCGGCGAGGGCCAGTTGTCCATGGAAGAACACCGCCAACGGGTGTCGGCGGCCACCACCGCCACGACCCTGGGAGACCTGGCCCGCCTGGTCGATGATCTGCAGAACTCCAACGCGTCGGTGCAGATGCCGACGCTGACCGAGCCCCGCCTGCCCCGCATTCGTAAGCCCGCCGGTTCCGGGTGGGGGCTGCGGCTGGCCTCGGCCGCCGTACTTGTGGTGCTCGGCATCGGCATCGGCTGGGGCCTGTACGGAAACACCTCCTCACCACTGAGTTTCAACCCCGACCCAGGGGCGGTGCCGGACGGCGTCGACCCGGTGGTGCTGACCCCGCCGACACAGCTGCAATCGCTCAACGGGGTCAAGGGCCTGTTCGAGCAGATGCGCAAGAAGTTCGGCAACACCAGCGGCTTCGAACTGCACATCGATCCGGACTCGGCCCTGTTGTATCGCCCGGATCCGCAGGACAGCCGCAAGAAGGTCTACTACCGGTACACCGGTGGCTGGGGCGACCCGAGCTCAGATCCGCGGAGCATCGACAAAGAAGATCGCCTCGTCGACCTGGCGGCTTTCGATTACGAAAAGGCGCTCGGTGTCATGCGGGGCGCGCCCGACACACTCAACACCAAACGTGCCGACGTGAAGAGCACGTGGCTGCGCATCACACCATCCGAGGATCCCTCGACCCCTGAGGCCATCAACATCGCGGTCATCGTCAGCAGCGACTTCGGCGGCGGGAACATCGACCTCTACCCCGACGGCACCGTCAAGGGGATGTACCGCAACAACGGGTGA
- a CDS encoding PadR family transcriptional regulator yields the protein MLELAVLGLLLESPMHGYELRKRLTGLLGAFRAFSYGSLYPALRRMQADGLIVEDAAPLGPTKVRRARRVYQLTDAGKQRFTELVADTGPQNFSDDGFGVHLAFFNRTPAEARMRILEGRRRQVEERREGLREAVARASSSFDRYTRQLHQLGLESSEREVKWLNELIAAERTAQGRSENI from the coding sequence ATGCTGGAGCTCGCAGTCCTGGGTCTTCTTCTCGAGTCACCCATGCACGGCTATGAGCTGCGCAAGCGATTGACGGGTCTGTTGGGGGCATTCAGGGCGTTCTCGTACGGGTCGCTCTATCCGGCACTACGTCGCATGCAGGCCGACGGCCTGATCGTCGAGGACGCCGCACCCTTGGGACCGACCAAGGTGCGCCGCGCTCGGCGCGTGTATCAGCTGACGGATGCCGGCAAGCAGCGATTCACCGAGTTGGTCGCCGACACGGGGCCACAGAACTTCTCTGACGACGGGTTCGGTGTCCACCTCGCCTTCTTCAACCGCACCCCGGCCGAGGCCCGGATGCGAATCCTGGAGGGGCGGCGCCGTCAGGTGGAGGAACGTCGGGAAGGTCTGCGGGAAGCCGTGGCGCGGGCCAGCAGTTCATTCGACCGCTACACCCGTCAGCTGCACCAGCTGGGCCTGGAGTCCAGCGAACGAGAAGTGAAATGGCTCAACGAGTTGATCGCGGCCGAACGTACGGCACAGGGGCGCTCGGAAAACATATGA
- a CDS encoding inositol-3-phosphate synthase, whose protein sequence is MSEHAGEIRVAIVGVGNCASSLVQGVQYYHNADENTTVPGLMHVKFGPYHVRDVKFVAAFDVDAKKVGFDLSEAIFASENNTIKIADVPPTNVTVQRGPTLDGIGKYYADTIEISDFEPVDVVKALKDAKVDVLVSYLPVGSEEADKFYAQCCIDAGVAFVNALPVFIASDPVWAKKFEDAGVPIVGDDIKSQVGATITHRVMAKLFEDRGVTLDRTYQLNVGGNMDFLNMLERSRLESKKVSKTQAVTSNLTGSLAGKVEDKNVHIGPSDHVAWLDDRKWAYVRLEGRAFGDVPLNLEYKLEVWDSPNSAGVIIDAVRAAKIAKDRGIGGPIEAASAYLMKSPPKQIADDVARIELETFIEG, encoded by the coding sequence ATGTCTGAGCACGCAGGAGAAATCCGGGTCGCCATTGTCGGCGTCGGTAACTGCGCATCGTCCCTGGTCCAGGGCGTGCAGTACTACCACAACGCCGACGAGAACACGACTGTGCCGGGCCTGATGCACGTGAAGTTCGGCCCCTACCACGTGCGTGACGTGAAGTTCGTCGCCGCGTTCGACGTGGACGCCAAGAAGGTCGGCTTCGACCTGTCCGAGGCCATCTTCGCCTCCGAGAACAACACGATCAAGATCGCCGACGTGCCGCCGACCAACGTGACCGTGCAGCGCGGCCCGACGCTCGACGGCATCGGCAAGTACTACGCCGACACCATCGAGATCTCCGACTTCGAGCCGGTCGACGTGGTCAAGGCGCTCAAGGACGCCAAGGTCGACGTGCTGGTCTCCTACCTGCCGGTGGGCTCCGAAGAGGCCGACAAGTTCTACGCCCAGTGCTGCATCGACGCCGGCGTGGCCTTCGTCAACGCGCTTCCGGTGTTCATCGCCTCCGACCCGGTGTGGGCCAAGAAGTTCGAGGACGCCGGTGTCCCGATCGTCGGCGACGACATCAAGAGCCAGGTCGGCGCGACCATCACCCACCGCGTGATGGCCAAGCTGTTCGAGGACCGCGGCGTCACGCTGGACCGCACCTACCAGCTCAACGTCGGCGGCAACATGGACTTCCTGAACATGCTGGAGCGCTCACGCCTGGAGTCCAAGAAGGTCTCCAAGACCCAGGCCGTCACCTCCAACCTGACCGGCTCACTGGCCGGCAAGGTCGAGGACAAGAACGTCCACATCGGCCCGTCCGACCACGTCGCGTGGCTCGACGACCGCAAGTGGGCCTATGTGCGCCTGGAAGGCCGCGCCTTCGGTGACGTGCCGCTGAACCTGGAGTACAAGCTCGAGGTCTGGGACTCGCCGAACTCGGCCGGCGTGATCATCGACGCGGTGCGCGCCGCCAAGATCGCCAAGGACCGCGGCATCGGCGGCCCCATCGAGGCAGCGTCTGCCTACCTGATGAAGAGCCCGCCGAAGCAGATCGCCGATGACGTCGCCCGCATCGAGCTGGAGACCTTCATCGAGGGCTGA
- a CDS encoding alpha/beta fold hydrolase, producing the protein MAKPQISDDDLLTLDEFGLLDENAEQIGASGPLPPVERIEQGPISALKFGTATPRIVFLHGGGQNAHTWDTVILGLGEPALAVDLPGHGRSAWREDGDYGPKLNAASLIPVLETHAPDPRLVVGMSLGGLTALRIAATEPRLVPELALVDVTPSAPERHNEMTKAQMGTVALVQENRTFPTFRAMLDVTVAAAPHRDRNSLRRGVFHNSKQLEDGTWTWRYDTFRKGDGFDGLWDDVPAITMPTTLIRGANSYFVNDEDAETFANNAPGFQRTHVVADSGHSVQGDQPAKLVELLRGLLG; encoded by the coding sequence GTGGCCAAGCCCCAGATCTCCGATGACGACCTGCTCACGCTCGACGAGTTCGGCCTCCTCGACGAGAACGCCGAACAGATCGGTGCCAGTGGCCCACTGCCGCCGGTCGAGCGCATCGAGCAGGGGCCGATCAGCGCGCTGAAGTTCGGCACCGCCACCCCACGCATCGTGTTCCTGCACGGCGGCGGCCAGAACGCCCACACCTGGGACACCGTCATCCTCGGACTCGGCGAGCCGGCCCTGGCGGTGGATCTGCCCGGCCACGGCCGTTCGGCGTGGCGGGAGGACGGCGACTACGGCCCGAAACTGAATGCGGCAAGCCTGATTCCGGTTCTGGAAACCCACGCCCCTGACCCGCGACTGGTGGTCGGGATGTCGCTGGGTGGATTGACCGCACTGCGGATCGCGGCAACCGAGCCCCGGCTGGTACCCGAACTCGCACTGGTCGACGTCACGCCGTCGGCACCCGAGCGTCACAACGAGATGACCAAGGCGCAGATGGGCACCGTCGCCCTGGTGCAGGAGAACCGCACCTTCCCGACGTTTCGGGCCATGCTCGACGTGACCGTCGCCGCCGCGCCACATCGGGACCGGAATTCGTTGCGGCGCGGTGTGTTCCACAACTCCAAGCAGCTTGAGGACGGCACCTGGACGTGGCGGTACGACACGTTCCGCAAGGGTGACGGGTTTGACGGGTTGTGGGACGACGTCCCGGCGATCACCATGCCCACCACCTTGATCCGCGGCGCCAACTCGTATTTCGTCAACGACGAAGACGCCGAGACGTTCGCAAATAACGCACCGGGCTTTCAGCGCACCCACGTTGTCGCCGACTCCGGCCACTCCGTGCAGGGCGATCAGCCGGCGAAGCTGGTAGAGCTCCTGCGCGGTCTGCTGGGCTGA
- a CDS encoding LLM class F420-dependent oxidoreductase gives MSRLGKVSHPIRIGVQLQPQHSPTYSHIRDAVRRCEDIGVDIAFNWDHFFPLYGDPEGAHYECWTMLGAWAEQTSRIEIGALVSCNSYRNPELLADMARTVDHISDGRLILGIGSGWKQKDYDEYGYEFGTAGSRLDDLAEALPRIEARLAKLNPAPTREIPILIGGQGERKTLRLVAEHAHIWHAFVDHTTYPGKAAVLAEHCATTGRDPSTVQRSAGVQESGGIDAMLAEADALADLGVSILTVGVNGPDYDLTGAEALCRWRDDRARKGQRMS, from the coding sequence GTGAGTAGGCTCGGAAAAGTGAGCCATCCCATCCGCATCGGCGTACAACTGCAGCCGCAGCACTCCCCCACCTACAGCCACATCCGCGACGCAGTGCGCCGCTGTGAGGACATCGGCGTCGACATCGCCTTCAACTGGGATCACTTCTTCCCGCTCTACGGCGATCCCGAGGGTGCGCACTACGAATGCTGGACCATGCTCGGCGCCTGGGCCGAGCAGACCTCGCGCATCGAGATCGGCGCACTGGTCAGCTGCAACTCCTACCGCAACCCCGAACTACTGGCCGACATGGCCCGCACCGTCGACCACATCTCCGACGGTCGGCTCATTCTTGGTATCGGAAGTGGTTGGAAACAAAAGGATTACGACGAGTACGGGTACGAGTTCGGCACCGCGGGCAGCCGCCTGGACGATCTGGCCGAAGCGCTGCCGCGGATCGAGGCCCGGCTGGCCAAGCTCAACCCGGCGCCCACCCGCGAGATCCCGATCCTCATCGGTGGTCAGGGCGAACGCAAGACCTTGCGCCTCGTGGCCGAGCACGCCCACATCTGGCACGCATTCGTCGACCACACCACCTATCCGGGCAAGGCCGCGGTGCTCGCCGAGCACTGCGCCACGACAGGCCGCGACCCGTCGACTGTGCAGCGCTCGGCAGGCGTACAGGAGTCCGGGGGGATCGACGCCATGCTCGCCGAGGCCGACGCACTGGCCGATCTGGGGGTCAGCATCCTGACCGTGGGGGTCAACGGGCCGGACTACGACCTGACCGGCGCCGAGGCCCTCTGCCGCTGGCGCGACGACCGGGCGCGCAAAGGTCAGCGGATGAGCTGA
- a CDS encoding GntR family transcriptional regulator, translating to MPKNYGVKEKDQVVTHIINLVMTGKLRSGDRIDRNEIVRDLGLSRVPIQEAVVQLEHDGILSTRYHRGAFVSRFDEATVAEHHELYGILNGIASARCATNPTPRIVAHLDDTLRVMRSAKDTKTFQEACWVFRDSINDEYAGPRLHATIRAGKSFAPSEFWISYPKAKAEFLAGYEDEAAAINARDPGAARMACTERADKMAQIMIGELTRRGVFGDLRSP from the coding sequence GTGCCCAAAAACTACGGGGTCAAGGAGAAAGATCAGGTTGTCACTCACATCATCAATCTGGTGATGACGGGCAAGCTGCGTTCCGGTGACCGCATCGACCGCAACGAGATCGTCCGTGACCTCGGGCTGAGCCGCGTCCCCATCCAGGAGGCGGTGGTGCAGCTCGAGCACGACGGAATCCTCTCGACGCGATATCACCGCGGCGCGTTCGTCTCCCGCTTCGACGAGGCCACCGTTGCCGAGCACCACGAGCTGTACGGGATTCTGAACGGCATCGCCTCGGCCCGCTGCGCCACCAACCCGACTCCGCGCATCGTCGCGCATCTCGATGACACGTTGCGCGTGATGCGTTCAGCAAAGGACACCAAGACCTTCCAAGAGGCGTGCTGGGTGTTCCGCGACTCGATCAACGACGAGTACGCCGGGCCGCGGCTGCACGCCACCATCCGCGCCGGGAAGAGCTTTGCGCCCTCGGAATTCTGGATCAGCTACCCGAAGGCCAAGGCCGAATTTCTCGCCGGCTACGAGGATGAAGCCGCCGCCATCAACGCCCGCGATCCCGGGGCGGCCCGCATGGCCTGCACCGAGCGGGCCGACAAGATGGCGCAGATCATGATCGGGGAGCTCACCCGGCGCGGGGTCTTCGGCGACTTGCGGTCCCCTTGA
- a CDS encoding ABC transporter substrate-binding protein/permease, translating to MDARRSAALLTTVLMLFGLVFAAPAGADVDQCAPPGVDSASALPTNLAAAATGPGADKYTTATVVPLDTIRPENLGLGTPGVLTVGTLSDAPPSICINSAGQFTGFDNELLRAIADKLGLRIKFVGTDFSGLLAQTASRRFDVASSSITTTDARRRTVGFTNGYDFGYFSLVVPSGSPITGFGQLAAGQRIGVVQGTVQEAYVIDTLHLQPVKFPDYNTVYASLKTRQIDAWVAPSQQASGTVQPGDPAQIIENTFSLDNFVAWAVAKENQPLIDALNSGLDAVIADGTWAQLYSDWVPRALPPGWKPGSKAAPVPELPDFAAIAAAKEKPAAGGPVAAKSTLAQLADSFLDWDLYKQAVPDLLRTGLPNTLILTVCASVIGLVLGMVLAVAGISRSRWLRWPARVYTDIFRGLPEVVIILLIGLGIGPIVGSLTGNSPYPLGIAALGLMAAAYVGEIFRSGIQSIEPGQLEASRALGFSYASSMRLVVVPQGIRRVLPALMNQFISLLKASSLVYFLGLVASQRELFQVGRDLNAQTGNLSPLVAAGLFYLLLTIPLTHLVNFVDNRLRRGRPPAEEDPLPAATNQEMI from the coding sequence ATGGACGCCAGACGATCGGCCGCGCTGCTGACCACGGTCCTGATGCTGTTCGGGCTGGTCTTTGCAGCACCCGCCGGGGCGGACGTCGACCAGTGCGCACCGCCCGGCGTGGACAGCGCCAGCGCACTGCCCACCAACCTGGCTGCCGCCGCCACGGGACCCGGCGCCGACAAGTACACCACCGCCACCGTCGTGCCCCTGGACACGATCCGGCCCGAGAACCTCGGCCTGGGCACCCCCGGCGTCCTCACCGTCGGGACGCTGTCGGACGCGCCGCCCAGCATCTGCATCAACTCGGCCGGACAGTTCACCGGTTTCGACAATGAGCTGCTACGCGCCATCGCCGACAAGCTCGGCCTGCGCATCAAATTCGTCGGCACCGACTTCTCCGGTCTGTTGGCCCAGACCGCCTCCCGGCGCTTCGACGTGGCCTCCTCGTCGATCACCACCACCGACGCCCGGCGGCGCACCGTCGGCTTCACCAACGGCTACGACTTCGGCTACTTCTCGCTCGTGGTGCCCAGCGGTTCACCGATCACGGGCTTCGGCCAGCTCGCCGCCGGACAGCGCATCGGCGTGGTGCAGGGCACCGTGCAAGAGGCTTACGTCATCGACACGCTGCACCTGCAGCCGGTGAAATTCCCCGACTACAACACCGTCTACGCCAGCCTCAAGACTCGCCAGATCGACGCCTGGGTGGCACCCTCACAACAGGCCTCGGGCACGGTGCAGCCCGGCGACCCGGCGCAGATCATCGAAAACACCTTCAGCCTGGACAATTTCGTGGCGTGGGCGGTGGCCAAGGAGAACCAGCCGCTGATCGATGCGCTGAACTCCGGACTGGATGCCGTCATTGCAGACGGGACGTGGGCCCAGCTTTATTCCGACTGGGTCCCGCGGGCACTGCCGCCCGGCTGGAAACCTGGCTCCAAGGCCGCGCCCGTTCCCGAGCTGCCCGATTTCGCCGCGATCGCCGCCGCCAAGGAAAAACCCGCCGCCGGGGGTCCGGTGGCAGCGAAATCGACACTCGCGCAACTGGCGGACTCGTTCCTCGACTGGGATCTCTACAAGCAGGCGGTCCCCGACCTGCTGCGCACCGGCCTGCCCAACACGCTCATCCTGACCGTGTGCGCCAGCGTCATCGGACTCGTGCTCGGGATGGTCCTGGCCGTGGCGGGCATCTCGCGGTCGCGGTGGTTGCGTTGGCCGGCCCGCGTGTACACCGACATCTTCCGCGGCCTACCCGAGGTGGTGATCATCCTGCTGATCGGACTGGGTATCGGCCCCATCGTCGGATCGCTCACCGGTAACAGCCCCTACCCGCTGGGCATCGCCGCGCTCGGGCTGATGGCAGCGGCCTACGTCGGGGAGATCTTCCGCTCGGGCATCCAGAGCATCGAGCCCGGCCAGCTGGAAGCCTCACGCGCCCTGGGCTTCAGCTACGCCTCGTCGATGCGCCTGGTCGTCGTTCCGCAGGGCATCCGGCGGGTGCTGCCCGCGCTGATGAACCAGTTCATCTCGCTACTGAAGGCCTCGTCGCTGGTGTACTTCCTCGGTCTGGTCGCCAGCCAGCGCGAACTGTTCCAGGTGGGCCGAGATCTCAACGCGCAGACCGGGAATCTGTCACCACTGGTCGCGGCCGGGCTGTTCTACCTGCTGCTCACCATCCCGCTGACCCACCTGGTCAACTTCGTCGACAACCGGCTGCGCAGGGGCCGCCCCCCGGCCGAGGAGGATCCCCTGCCCGCGGCGACCAACCAGGAGATGATCTGA
- a CDS encoding amino acid ABC transporter ATP-binding protein has translation MSAPQPVALAAKDIQLSFGPNTVLRGVDLDVPAGTTTAIIGPSGSGKSTLLRTLNRLYEPDRGDILLDGRSVLTDNPDQLRQRIGMVFQQFNLFPHKTVLDNVTLGPRKLKRLSAEHARTVGLEQLDRVGLRHKADVRPITLSGGQQQRVAIARALAMAPQVMFFDEATSALDPELVKGILELIADLAAEGMTILTVTHEMGFARSTADSVVFMDYGKVVESGTPDQIFEAAETDRLRRFLSQVL, from the coding sequence ATGTCGGCACCTCAGCCAGTCGCGCTGGCCGCCAAGGACATTCAACTGTCTTTCGGGCCGAACACGGTGCTGCGCGGGGTGGACCTGGACGTGCCTGCCGGTACGACGACGGCAATCATCGGCCCGTCGGGATCCGGAAAATCGACGCTGCTGCGCACCCTCAACCGTCTGTACGAACCCGACCGCGGCGACATCCTGCTCGATGGACGGTCGGTGCTCACCGACAATCCCGACCAGCTGCGCCAGCGCATCGGCATGGTGTTCCAGCAGTTCAACCTGTTCCCGCACAAGACCGTGCTCGACAACGTCACCTTGGGCCCGCGAAAGCTCAAGCGGCTCAGCGCCGAGCATGCCCGCACCGTGGGGCTGGAGCAGCTGGATCGAGTTGGCTTGCGGCACAAGGCGGATGTACGTCCGATAACCCTGTCGGGCGGCCAGCAGCAGCGCGTGGCGATCGCACGCGCGCTCGCCATGGCCCCGCAGGTGATGTTCTTCGACGAGGCCACCTCCGCGCTGGACCCGGAGCTGGTCAAGGGAATTCTGGAGTTGATCGCCGACCTCGCCGCCGAGGGGATGACCATCCTGACGGTCACCCACGAGATGGGCTTCGCCCGTTCCACCGCCGACTCGGTGGTGTTCATGGATTACGGCAAGGTGGTCGAGTCGGGTACCCCCGACCAGATCTTCGAAGCGGCCGAGACAGATCGGCTGCGCCGCTTCCTGTCCCAAGTGCTGTGA
- a CDS encoding MarR family winged helix-turn-helix transcriptional regulator, protein MVEPDPQVTELAGELQRVLSKVFSVLRRGDTHKGTAGELTLAQLSILLTLLDQGPIRMTELAARERVRTPTTTVAIRRLEKLGLVKRSRDPSDLRAVLVEVTPRGLVQHRESLAARRADLAARLANLSPDDLATLATALAPLERLTVQNERTQAAHAKSE, encoded by the coding sequence ATGGTAGAGCCCGATCCGCAGGTCACTGAGCTGGCCGGAGAGTTGCAGCGCGTACTCTCCAAGGTTTTCTCGGTGCTGCGCCGCGGCGACACCCATAAGGGGACTGCCGGAGAGCTCACGCTGGCCCAGCTCTCGATCCTGCTCACCCTGCTCGACCAGGGCCCGATCCGGATGACCGAACTGGCCGCCCGTGAGCGCGTGCGCACCCCCACCACCACCGTGGCGATCCGCCGGCTGGAGAAGTTGGGGCTGGTCAAGCGGTCCCGCGACCCTTCGGACCTGCGTGCCGTGCTCGTGGAGGTCACCCCACGCGGCCTGGTTCAGCACCGCGAATCGCTGGCCGCCCGTCGGGCCGATCTCGCCGCCCGGCTGGCCAACCTGAGCCCAGATGACCTCGCCACCCTCGCCACCGCATTGGCCCCGCTGGAGCGGCTGACGGTCCAGAACGAGCGAACCCAGGCTGCCCACGCCAAGTCCGAGTAG
- a CDS encoding amylo-alpha-1,6-glucosidase: protein MPPDPSFAPTQLAARAAYLLRGNDLGVMTTAAPLLYPHMWSWDAAFVAIGLAPLSVERAVVELDTLLSAQWRNGMIPHIVFANGVDGYFPGPARWATSALAANAPRVRHTSGITQPPVHAIAVQRILDHARSRGRSTRAVAETFLDRRWADLVRWHRWLAESRDQDSRGRITLYHGWESGMDNSPRWDSSYANVIPGNVPEYQREDNAIITDATQRPSDLEYDRYLWLLEEMKSVRYDDDLLSKVMSFAVEDVFVSAIFSVACQVLAEIGEDYKRPLSDVRDLYSWAERFRVGVVETADERSGAARDYDVRAKKWVATETVAQFSPLLCGGLPHERERALLRLLEGPRFCGHPDLKYGLIPSTSPVSRDFRSREYWRGPVWPVMTWLFSWCFARRGWAERASTLRREGLRQASDGTFAEYYEPFTGEPLGSMQQSWTAAAVLDWLG from the coding sequence ATGCCACCGGATCCCAGCTTCGCTCCCACCCAGCTCGCCGCGCGCGCCGCCTACCTGCTGCGCGGCAACGACCTGGGTGTGATGACCACTGCCGCGCCGTTGCTGTATCCGCACATGTGGAGCTGGGATGCGGCATTCGTGGCGATCGGCCTGGCCCCGCTGAGTGTGGAGCGCGCCGTGGTGGAGCTCGACACCCTGCTCTCGGCGCAGTGGCGCAACGGGATGATCCCGCACATCGTGTTCGCCAACGGCGTCGACGGCTACTTTCCGGGCCCGGCCCGGTGGGCCACCTCGGCGCTGGCCGCCAACGCGCCGCGGGTCCGGCACACCTCGGGCATCACACAGCCGCCCGTGCATGCGATCGCGGTCCAGCGCATCCTCGACCACGCCCGCAGCCGGGGTCGGTCCACCCGCGCGGTGGCCGAGACATTCCTCGATCGACGGTGGGCCGACCTGGTGCGCTGGCATCGCTGGCTGGCCGAGTCGCGCGATCAGGACAGCCGCGGCCGCATCACGCTGTATCACGGGTGGGAGTCCGGCATGGACAATTCGCCGCGCTGGGACAGCTCCTACGCCAACGTGATTCCCGGCAATGTGCCGGAGTATCAGCGCGAGGACAACGCCATCATCACCGACGCAACGCAGCGGCCCAGCGACCTCGAGTATGACCGGTACCTGTGGCTGCTCGAGGAGATGAAATCCGTTCGCTACGACGATGATCTGCTGTCGAAGGTGATGAGCTTCGCGGTCGAGGACGTGTTCGTCTCGGCGATCTTCTCGGTGGCCTGCCAGGTGCTCGCCGAGATCGGGGAAGACTACAAGCGCCCGCTTTCCGATGTCCGTGACCTCTACTCGTGGGCGGAGCGCTTCCGGGTCGGCGTCGTCGAGACCGCTGACGAACGCAGCGGTGCAGCAAGGGATTACGATGTCCGAGCGAAGAAGTGGGTGGCCACCGAGACCGTCGCGCAGTTCTCCCCGCTGCTGTGCGGCGGGCTGCCGCACGAGCGCGAACGGGCCCTGCTCAGACTGCTGGAAGGCCCGCGGTTCTGCGGGCATCCGGATCTGAAGTACGGGCTCATCCCGTCGACGTCGCCGGTGTCGCGGGACTTCCGGTCGCGCGAATACTGGCGCGGCCCGGTGTGGCCGGTGATGACGTGGCTGTTCTCGTGGTGCTTCGCCCGGCGGGGCTGGGCCGAGCGGGCCTCGACGCTGCGCCGGGAAGGGTTGCGTCAGGCCAGCGACGGGACTTTCGCCGAGTACTACGAACCGTTCACCGGCGAGCCGCTGGGCAGCATGCAGCAGTCGTGGACCGCGGCTGCGGTGTTGGACTGGTTGGGATGA
- a CDS encoding SDR family oxidoreductase yields the protein MPTALITGAAGGIGSAIAAALAPTHTLLLAGRPSARLDALAERLGAPTWPLDLTDADSIESATEVLAELDVLVHNAGVLYPGRVSESIAEQWRASFEVNVTGAVALTLALLPALRAARGHVVFINSGAGQKVSPGMASYSASKFALRAFADSLRADEPSLRVTSIFPGRTDSEMQRDLVAYESAVTDVASDYDPAKFLKPDTVAGLVATAVTTPPDGHVHEIVVRPG from the coding sequence GTGCCGACTGCATTGATCACCGGAGCCGCCGGCGGCATCGGCTCGGCCATCGCCGCCGCCCTTGCTCCCACTCACACCCTGCTCCTGGCCGGGCGCCCCTCGGCCCGCCTCGATGCGCTGGCCGAACGTCTGGGCGCGCCGACCTGGCCGCTGGACCTGACCGACGCCGATTCGATCGAATCGGCCACCGAGGTCCTCGCCGAACTCGACGTGCTCGTGCACAACGCCGGCGTCCTCTACCCCGGCCGGGTCTCCGAATCCATCGCCGAACAGTGGCGGGCATCCTTCGAGGTGAACGTCACCGGCGCGGTGGCACTCACCCTGGCCCTACTGCCCGCCCTGCGCGCCGCCCGTGGGCATGTGGTTTTCATCAATTCCGGTGCTGGACAAAAGGTTTCGCCGGGTATGGCGTCCTACTCGGCAAGCAAGTTCGCGCTGCGGGCCTTCGCCGACTCACTGCGTGCCGACGAACCGTCGCTGCGGGTCACCTCGATCTTCCCCGGGCGCACCGACTCCGAGATGCAGCGCGACCTGGTGGCCTATGAAAGCGCGGTGACCGACGTGGCCAGTGATTACGACCCGGCGAAGTTCCTGAAACCCGACACGGTCGCCGGGCTGGTGGCAACCGCCGTCACCACCCCGCCTGACGGGCACGTCCACGAAATCGTGGTCCGCCCCGGGTGA